The following proteins are encoded in a genomic region of Anomaloglossus baeobatrachus isolate aAnoBae1 chromosome 6, aAnoBae1.hap1, whole genome shotgun sequence:
- the LOC142243962 gene encoding uncharacterized protein LOC142243962 — MADRRHADSIVTRRLWDEVCHAAVEGWGELNSRGQKKQRDKLQKRWRSIRDRFKKELNQEMQAPSGSGGRRSKYRYFRALSFLRTTMVCRSTVCSTQEPASNPTGAIPEQSATGEHMHRPHPSEPSLPSTSVPSTCAGASRETSLPEAAGDEIAFPLPHPSDTAALSRTPLGSGRQRHRGQEKSYAPEFLHLNAAFQNAIQLLAEQNRSSFSLINANMEKNTHELCTRLDRLHLDASKSPNHCFFQAVLERMEKLSLDHQMHVMQATRQALAQVDSQPPPPTPPRPPAPPPAIVPTPPTAQYQPAAQYQPAAQYQPAAQYQPAAQYQPAAQYQLPTTSAPTLPTHYHISPSTPIMTPTQATNSPATSSVSQSLHSTPQSLPNPIPSPGFPLGFSTTPSPSVTSPPPPPTPLSTLNTPTVRVFPPVSPSSTISTPSPRYTNL, encoded by the exons atggctgaccgccgccacgctgattcgatcgtaacccgtcgactctgggacgaggtatgccacgcagcggtagaaggttggggggagctcaattctcgtggccagaagaaacagc gtgacaaacttcagaagcggtggcggtctatcagggatcgcttcaaaaaggagttgaatcaagagatgcaggccccgagtggatccggaggacgcagatcgaagtaccgttactttagagcgttgtcgttcctccggacaactatggtgtgcagaag caccgtctgcagcactcaggagcctgcatcgaacccgacaggagcgatccctgaacagtccgccactggggaacacatgcacagaccccacccatctgaaccttcccttccatcgacatctgtcccatccacctgcgctggagcttcacgtgagacttcattacctgaagctgctggtgatgagatagcttttcccctaccccacccctctgacactgctgccctcagtagaacacctttgggttctgggcgtcagcgtcataggggtcaggaaaagagctatgcgcccgagttcttgcatctaaatgcagccttccagaacgccattcaattattagccgaacaaaatcgttcatcttttagcttaataaatgccaatatggaaaaaaatacgcacgaattgtgcacgcgtctggacaggctgcatttagatgcaagtaaatcacccaatcattgtttttttcaagccgtactagagcgcatggaaaagctatctcttgaccatcagatgcatgtaatgcaagccacacggcaggctctggcgcaggttgactcccaaccacctccacccacccctccaagaccacctgccccccctccagccattgtccctactccccctactgcccagtaccagcctgctgcccagtaccagcctgctgcccagtaccagcctgcagcccagtaccagcctgcagcccagtaccagcctgcggcccagtaccagctcccaaccacatctgcccctacacttcctacccactaccacatctcgccttccacacccatcatgaccccaactcaagccactaattcaccagccacctcttctgtctcccaatccctccactccacccctcaatccttaccaaatcccatcccatctcctggtttccctcttggtttctcaaccacaccttcaccttctgttacttccccaccaccaccaccaacaccactttccaccctcaatactccaactgtgcgtgtgttcccacctgtcagcccctccagtactatctccaccccaagcccaagatataccaatttataa